Below is a genomic region from Verrucomicrobiota bacterium.
GAACTTTCAAATTAGATGGGATTCCACCGGCCCCACGCGGTGTCCCTCAAATTGAAGTAACTTTTGATATTGATGCCAACGGCATTTTACATGTTACTGCGAAAGACCTTGGCACTGGAAAAGAGCAAAAAATTTCTATCACTGGCTCAAGTGGACTTTCTTCAGAAGAAGTCGACAAGTTGCAAAAGGAAGCGGAGCAACATGCAGAGGAAGACAAGAAGCGCAAGGAACAAGTTGAGATCCGAAACAATGCCGACAACGCTGCTTATGGCACAGAGAAAATGCTAAAAGAACTTGGGGAAAAAGTTCCAGCAGAAACTAAGAAAGATATTGAGTCAAAGATCGAGAAAGTCAAAGAAGCCCTCAATGGGACTGATCCAGATGCTATCAAAGCTGCTACAGATGATCTCAACAATACGGTGCAAGCAGCTTCTGCAGAACTTTATAAAAATGTTGCACCTGAAGGGGTTGATCCAGCGGCCGCGGCTGCAGCGGCTGCCGCAGCAGGCCAAGACCCTGGAGTAACGCCAGATAGTTCTGAAAAGAAAAACAAGGATGATGATGATGTCATCGATGCCGACTTCGAGATGGTCGACAAAGAGGACAAAAAGTAATTCGTTTTTAAATATTTCGGTCCGGACTTGGCCAAGGCTGAGTCCGTAACCATCCGGACCATTTCCAAATAATCCAATAAAACTAATTAAGGAGAATAAATATATGGCTAACAGCATGAAACCACTTGGAGATCGTGTCTTAGTTCAACCGATCGAAGAGAAAGAAAGTAAGCAAGGCGGGATCATCATCCCTGACACTGCTAAAGAAAAACCACAAGAAGGCAAAATCGTCGCCCTGGGAACTGGTAAATCAGATGATAAAGGCGAAAAGATTCCCTTTGAAGTTAAGAAGGGCGACAAAGTTCTATACTCCAAGTACGGAGGAACTGAAGTAACCATTGATGGAGATAAATTCCTCATCATGCGTGAAGACGACATTCTTGGCGTCATTGGCTAAATTAAAATTTAAATTCTAAAAAAGGAACAAAAAATTATGTCAGCGAAACAATTACAATTCGACGAATCAGCTCGCCAGGCACTCCTACGCGGAGTGGAAAAGCTAGCAAGAGCTGTTAAAGCTACTTTAGGACCTGCTGGTCGTAATGTGGTTCTTGATAAGA
It encodes:
- the groES gene encoding co-chaperone GroES; the protein is MANSMKPLGDRVLVQPIEEKESKQGGIIIPDTAKEKPQEGKIVALGTGKSDDKGEKIPFEVKKGDKVLYSKYGGTEVTIDGDKFLIMREDDILGVIG